The Choloepus didactylus isolate mChoDid1 chromosome 7, mChoDid1.pri, whole genome shotgun sequence genome segment ATGGGTCTGTTTAGGTTTAGCCTGTTTGGAGTTTGAGTGTATTGGATGTATGTATTCCCATCTTTtgttacatttgggaagttttcagccattatttttttgaatattctctctgcccatttctctcttccttcttctaaTATGCCAATAGTACATATAGTGGTGTACTTGATGGGGTCCCaaaggttcctcaggctctgttcacatttcttcattctttctcccttctgccccttggactggatgatttcaataatcttatcttcaagttcactgatttcttctgccagctccaatctgctaatAAACCACTTTATGGATTTagaatttctgttactgtggtcttcagctctgtttggttctttttcataattactgtctttctattgatattctcttggtgtttatctgttgttttcctgatttcctttagttctttgttcatgttttcctttagctctttgagcatatttaagaccattaaaaaaaaaaaattctttggtatgtcccaggttATGTTCcgcttcattgatggtttctaatgtttcattttctcctttgcctgggccattgcttctttttgtttggtttgtaatcttttattgaaaactggacattttgacattttgatgtgttatcactggaatttagactttgaaGAATCTGTTTTTTAAGCTTGTATACAACTGGTGTTATGACAgggctttccttgaatgccaggtgctgataaaaaaaaaaaaagtctttgctgATTGATCTGTGTAAATgctttccttcagggcttatctagacaattgagtttagagaatagcttaaGGCCAAAGTGTAGGAACTTGCCCAGATCCTTTTTGCACAGGGTCTTGTCTTGGGCTTACACATGTCACCATGGGAATTCCGtttgtcccctcttccctaggaaagtttCCTCACCATACAGGGTACCAGACATTACACTGCTTGTCCTGCAGCTagcagtcccttgccccaggcagccacttgacaaTTCTTCCACAGCATTCTATAGGGAGCTTGGTGATTCACCATTTATACTCAGAGCAAGTTCTGGGTTGGCCAGACATACAAGTTCCCAGTATGGGCATTAGGGTTACCACTGTGCCCTCTCTGAAACCTGGACCAGGGCTCCACATTGGGAACATAAGCTGGCTCTATGGAGCTGGTAAGAGATTGGGGAAGGGTCTAGCCACAGCATTActagatcctaccacttttaagtagcgtTTTTCTTGATTGGGTGCTCactctgttactgcagtcctttgttttctggagctctgagaaatgtttctgccagtttttgcttgttgttcaaacctgtggggagatggagccctgaagcatctaaTGCTACCATCTTGATCGAGGTGGTGGTCTCTATCCCTGGTCCTTTTGGTGTGTATGAACGTGCAGCTGGgtgtgggaatggggagttggtTGAATGTAGGAGCCATGGAACAGGAAAAGGCCTGATGTTTTCAATCCCTATGAAGAACTGAGAGTGAGGTGTTGGTTAAGTGGATTCCTTAGAACGGTTTATTCCTCTCCAGCAACCTCTCCATCCTGtccttttattactttaaaaattttcttcctcaGTTGTTACAGACCCAGGTCAAGTATTAGTTATCAAATGAAAGTACTCAGTATCAAGAATTCCCCTGGCTTcatttgtaaaaaataattttgtggaCAACACACAAACTTAGAAAAATTATAACACTGTAAAGCATTTTGTGCTGGGATTTTAAATCAGCTTAAGCTACATTCCAACAAATTCTAGGAAGACAGGTTAAAAAGAACTAGAAGAGGTGGCAGGGCTATTTGGAGGATGACGTGTTCACAGCAAGGAGGGTAATTGCATTTCATCTTGGGGTCTCAGGTTAAGAGAACTGTGAGTTTTTTAATTAAACTGGTATTCCTAATAATATGTTGCATTGCAAATGCCTTTCCCATGCTTTCAAAACGACCCTGCCAACCAAGATAAAGAATTCAGGGTTGTATATACAGACAAGATGCGGGTTTGAGACTTCAGATTTTAGTTTAAGTAAAAAAAGATTACACTGCCACAGAGAGACTCCAGTTGCAAGAATCTGGACCTGAAGGAGTACTGTTGGTGGTGTACAACAAGGTGGAAAGGGTGGGAAAAATGGATGGAGAGAATCATGACAGAAGTAGCTGATCAGAAAACAGAGTgagtattttcacattttattaccTACAGTATAGATCCTAGAGCTGCCTCattctctccccaccctccccccaccatgGGGTCAGGCCTTCTCAGGAGCCCCTGCCTTTGCTGCCTGGGCCCGCTGGAACTCCTGCTGCAGCTGAGCAAGTGTCTCCCTCTGTCGCTCTGACTGCCGCTCAAGGTCCCGGAGCTGGGATTCATACCGTTTACTGAAAGGAGGCAAGGGagacaaaaatcagaaaatgagaaATTAGTGAGACTTACTAGTGATGGTGCTGAGAGCAAAAAAAGAGACCGGCGAAAAAGCTGAAAActaaggggagggaagggaaggagacgGGTGAAGAAACTGGACAACTGGGGTCCGCCATGGAGAGCTGCTCTACAATGGTTCCACAACAACTCTACTCCAATGGTGTTGGTTGCATTACAGGGCAGTGGAGCAAAGACTCACATTTCAGCTGTAATATAGTCCAGCCTCTTCCCTACTGTGGCTTGggcctcccccagctcctgtTTGACCAACACGGGACCCAGAAGTTTAAAGACCACGTTGGATCCATCCAGCAAGGCCAGTTCCTGAGAAGTGGACATATACCATAAGAACCATCGCCGGTACAGGTCCCTCCACGCTCCACAAATCCCAGTCCCTCACCTCCTTCACGATATTATTTTCTGTTAGCTGTGCCTCAAGCTTCTGCCGCCCTGACATGGACTTACTCAAgtctgaggggtggggtgggaggaaagACGTGATTAGAAACATCAAATGTGCCACCTGACCCCCACAACCAAAGTAAGAAGAGAATGGTGTTGAGGAAGTAAACAACGATGAGAGCGGATATTGACGTAGGGAAGAGGCTGCACGCGGAGCCCGAGTGGGAGGGAAAACCTTACCTTCATTATGGCTTTGGGTTGTGGGTGAGTGAAGGGACTGGGGTGAGGCCACACCAACCGTACTCCCTTACCCTTCTGTAGCTGTTGATATTTCTCTACTTCTCCCTGTAGTTTCTTTTGGATCAGCTCAGCCATAGCTGGGTAGGATGCCTGAGGGGAGCAGGAGAGGGGCAGTGGGTCTCACACGCCGAAAGGTACCCGAACTCCCCTTGCTGGCCTGGCCGAAGGAAACCACAGTACTGTTGAGAGGCAGCCCCCGGGAAACCGCAGCTTCTCCTCGTCCGGGATATCGACTCGACCCGGGACCCGGGGCGGGAGGATGGAGTGAGGGAGAAAACAGAAGCTAAACCCCTCAGCCAAAACCCTGCCCTACTCACGGTCTCCCCTCAGTATTACTAAACCCGGAAGTAATTGTGGAACGCCGGGAAAAAACAGCGCCGGAAGCTGTCTTCTGACGCAAGCCGGGATATGTAGTTCTGACATGTTCTGACATGTTTAACGCTAGCGTTTTGCTAAAGACGGGACTCGGAAGGTTTTGGGCAAGATGGGAAAATAAAGGCTGGAAAGCAAACTGTACCGTTACTTCGGCTCTGGACCAGGacttggctttctttctttcgCAAGAGCTTCATTACTCCGGCGAAAGCCTCTACCCTGGAAGGCGGTGCCAAGGCCTGCCCCGCCCCTCAAGGAAAAGCGCTCCCTCTTTCAACATGGCGCCGGGAGGGCCTCAGACCTGACTCGGTGCTGATTGGTTGAGGGTCAGAGGACTTCCGGGAGTTTCTAAGCCTACAGTAGAACAGCTGAGCGGACTTTGCACGTGGATCGTCAACAGTGTGGGCTTGATGGAGACAGCCCCCAAGCCGGGCGGGGGTGTTCCGCCCAAAAAGAACGAAATTCAGGCCAAGAAGAAGGTAGAGGCCTCCCTGGGGCGGGAAGGGAAGTTTTTAGTTGCGGGGTGATGGGGGGCGGAGGGGAGGGTGTGGGCAGCGGAGCCTCAGGGCCTCTGATCTGCCGGCAGAAACCGCGGCGGTACTGGGAGGGAGAAGATGCTGCTCCGACCGCTGCCGGAGCCTCCCCAGGGCTCCCTCGTAGCAAGAAGAGGAAGCGGGAGCTCCGGCCTCAGAAGCCAAAGAAGACTCATATTCCAAAGAAGTCTCGAATCTCCAAGAAGCCTCAGGTCCTGAAGAAGCCCCGAGGACAAAGGAATGCGGAGCCTCAGGGGAGCTTGTCTGGGGTGAGGCTGGGGCCTGATAGGGTGGCAGGACAAGGCACTTTGTGCTTTGAGGGTGCTGGGGTTGAGGTCAGCCCAAGCCTGTCTGCTAGTCGCCTCCTCCCTGCCCAGGCCCAGGACCCATTCCCAGGCCCTTCTCCCGTCCCTGTTGTGGCGGCCCAGAAGTTCCGTCGCATTGACAGATCCAAAAAGGTGAGGCTTAACCCGAGAGTGGGGAGGGGTTGGAGGCAGGGAGTGTCTGGGTGAATTGGGTGGAGGCCGGGCCAGGTGATTCTCTTGTGACCCGACATATCCTTTGGTTCTTCCTCAACCCCTGCTCTGCCAATGATATTATAGCTACTACATTCTAAGTCCAAAACCCGAAGCAGACTTGAGGTGGCTGAGGCTGAGGAAGAGGAAACAAGTGTCAGAGCTGCTCGTTGTGAGCTGCTGCTTGCTGAGGAACCTGGGTGAGTAGACCCTAATCTGGGCATCCCCAGCTCTTGCTTTGTGGggcttctctttctcatttctatgtGGTACATACACTTCATATCAGGAAGATTGCAATCCTAACCCTCTTTTGCAGGTTTCTGGAAGGGGAGGATGGAGAGGACACAGCAAAGATACGTCAGACCGATATCCTGGAGGCTGTGGACATTGCAAGTGCAGCCAAGGTTAGCGTGGGCATGGGGAAGGGGCCAGGGGTTGACTGGTAGTTCAGGGCAAGAGGGATGTGGGGACCAGAAGAGGGAGTTGCTGAAATGAAGTGTTTCTTTGTCgattcgtttttgtttttttttttttttaaaaaataaaacaaaacacccacacaaaaaacaaaaaccaaaaaaaaaaaaatcttccctttCCCAGCACTTTGACTTGAATCTGCGGCAGTTTGGACCCTATAAGCTGAATTACTCTCGAACTGGGAGGTAATGTTGAATTCCAGTGACTCTTGAACTAAGATATGGTGGTGTCCGCTTAACTGCTTCAGACCTGTCCACCTTAGCAAACAACCCAGTATATGTTGGGGTTGTTGCTGAGGGGAGGGTCCTGTGATTTGCTTAGATGGGAGTGGATACTCTAGAGCAACATCTCTTCTCTCACTTGGAGAGGAAGGGCTGGCTTAGGGCAGACCTCAAATTGTCTGAGTCACAGTGTTTCCCTGCACTGACACTTTGCCTGTCCCCCATTTCTAATAGACACTTGGCTTTCGGAGGGCGTCGGGGTCATGTAGCAGCCCTTGACTGGGTGACAAAGAAGCTCATGTGTGAGATCAACGTTATGGAGGCTGTGCAGGACATACGGTCAGTGACCTCCCTGTCAGTGCTCATGGAGACTGAGACAGCCCATCCCTTTTTGAATGACATTCTGTGACCTCCTCTTCTCTGAACCACTACCTGCCCAGGTTTTTGCACTCGGAGGCACTGCTTGCTGTTGCTCAGAACCGCTGGCTTCACATCTATGACAGCCAGGGCATCGAGCTCCACTGTATCCGCCGCTGTGACCGTGTCACACGACTGGAGTTCCTGCCCTTCCACTTCCTCCTGGTCACAGCTGTGAGTGGCTGGAGCATGGGTACCAGGTTGGCAGCCCTTGACAAGATCGCGCCACCTCTAGGATCAAGGTGGAGGGAGGATAGAGTGCAATCAGGACCggtcattctctctctctctcatagtcAGAGACAGGATTTCTGACCTACCTGGATGTGTCAGTGGGGAAGATAGTGACAGCTCTGAATGCCCGGGCTGGACGGCTTGATGTCATGACTCAGAACCCTTACAATGCCATCATCCATCTCGGACACAGCAATGGTTAGTCCCTGGCTTAGCTTTGACTCTCTGGCCATCCTCACTTGCTTTTCTTCTGTAGATTTAATAACCTCAGCACCTCACCTTTAACTTTAACTCTTCTCCTGTGACTTTCAGGTACTGTGTCCTTATGGAGTCCAGCTGTGAAGGAGCCACTGGCTAAGATTCTGTGTCATCGTGGTGGGGTCCGGGCTGTGGCAGTAGATTCTACAGGCATGTAAGTCACTTGTTTGGGGATGAAGTACTGGGGGTCACAGATGGGGTCATAGATAAGGAAAACAATGTGCCTTTAGGAGCAGAGACTCTGCAGCCAGGTTGCCTGGATTTAACTCCTGGTGTTAACACTTACCAGCTTTGTCACTGTGTGTACAGAAAAGCAaacttctgtaaagggccagatggtaaatGTTTTAGGTTTTGCAGATCAGTAAGCAAAATTGAGGATAGTATGTAGGTActtaaataataagaaagaaaaaaacttacaAGCTTTTTAGTAATGAAATTCCAAATATAAAAGCAATTGAGTATAACCTTTGTAATATAGGTATTTAAATGAGAATTGAATTCTCTTTTTGAGGATAACAGTTTGCTTAATTGAGATCCAAAGTTAGTGCTCAAACTTGATTGCAAGTGTTCATCTATAAAGAGATTTTACATATTTcatctttgaaaacattttttcacACAGACAGGTGATGGGTGGTATGTGAGCCACTCCAAATGCTGTCATTATAACTTGTCACTGCAACTTGCAGTGCCCTGAACAACAGTGTGAAGCATTGAGGTTGCCATACATGGTCTCTATCACAACTAATCAACTGTGCTGTTGTGAAAGttggcatggctgtgttccaataaaacttattcgtggacactgaaatttgaatttcatatgattttcaCTTCCCGAAGTTCTgttcttcctttgattttttttttttccttaccatttaaaaaagtaaaaacacattCTAAACTTTTGGGTTGTACAGAAGAAG includes the following:
- the PFDN6 gene encoding prefoldin subunit 6, with product MAELIQKKLQGEVEKYQQLQKDLSKSMSGRQKLEAQLTENNIVKEELALLDGSNVVFKLLGPVLVKQELGEAQATVGKRLDYITAEIKRYESQLRDLERQSERQRETLAQLQQEFQRAQAAKAGAPEKA
- the WDR46 gene encoding WD repeat-containing protein 46 isoform X1, with the translated sequence METAPKPGGGVPPKKNEIQAKKKKPRRYWEGEDAAPTAAGASPGLPRSKKRKRELRPQKPKKTHIPKKSRISKKPQVLKKPRGQRNAEPQGSLSGAQDPFPGPSPVPVVAAQKFRRIDRSKKLLHSKSKTRSRLEVAEAEEEETSVRAARCELLLAEEPGFLEGEDGEDTAKIRQTDILEAVDIASAAKHFDLNLRQFGPYKLNYSRTGRHLAFGGRRGHVAALDWVTKKLMCEINVMEAVQDIRFLHSEALLAVAQNRWLHIYDSQGIELHCIRRCDRVTRLEFLPFHFLLVTASETGFLTYLDVSVGKIVTALNARAGRLDVMTQNPYNAIIHLGHSNGTVSLWSPAVKEPLAKILCHRGGVRAVAVDSTGMYMATSGLDHQLKIFDLRGTFQPLSARTLPQGAGHLAFSQRGLLVAGMGDVVNIWAGQGKASPPSLEQPYLTHRLSGHVHGLQFCPFEDVLGVGHSGGITSMLVPGAAEPNFDGLESNPYRSRKQRQEWEVKALLEKVPAELICLDPRALAEVDVISLEQEKKERIERLGYDPEAKTPFQPKPKQKGRSSTASLVKRKRKVMDEEHRDKVRQSLEQHQEKEQEKVAKPVGARPSALDRFVR
- the WDR46 gene encoding WD repeat-containing protein 46 isoform X2 yields the protein MRSLRGACLGPRTHSQALLPSLLWRPRSSVALTDPKSYYILSPKPEADLRWLRLRKRKQVSELLVVSCCLLRNLGFWKGRMERTQQRYVRPISWRLWTLQVQPRHLAFGGRRGHVAALDWVTKKLMCEINVMEAVQDIRFLHSEALLAVAQNRWLHIYDSQGIELHCIRRCDRVTRLEFLPFHFLLVTASETGFLTYLDVSVGKIVTALNARAGRLDVMTQNPYNAIIHLGHSNGTVSLWSPAVKEPLAKILCHRGGVRAVAVDSTGMYMATSGLDHQLKIFDLRGTFQPLSARTLPQGAGHLAFSQRGLLVAGMGDVVNIWAGQGKASPPSLEQPYLTHRLSGHVHGLQFCPFEDVLGVGHSGGITSMLVPGAAEPNFDGLESNPYRSRKQRQEWEVKALLEKVPAELICLDPRALAEVDVISLEQEKKERIERLGYDPEAKTPFQPKPKQKGRSSTASLVKRKRKVMDEEHRDKVRQSLEQHQEKEQEKVAKPVGARPSALDRFVR